The following nucleotide sequence is from Glycine max cultivar Williams 82 chromosome 9, Glycine_max_v4.0, whole genome shotgun sequence.
TGAAATGCAGACACGCAGATGCTAGATTAGCCGCTAAAGTTTACTATGGCAGCATCAGAAACTGATTAAAACTGATTCGGGAAGGGGGAAATGAAACATGCTGACTTAGACGATGTTTTGATGCTAGTGGTGTGCCTCATTCGGAACTGACAATGTTGACTTTGACCACCAATTATTATACTTAAAGCACGTGAGTAGAGTTTAACTCGGGACCTATCATTACGTGAGTAGACTTTGACCTCCAATTAGGCTTAGTAGGGtaaaatttgagtattttgaGGTTAAAAACCTTTACAAAAATGTGCCAAGATTAGCCCAAAGCGGACACACGCTAGGGCTTCAAAAGGGAGCAGAGttcttttaaaaatcaaaactaaataaattcatattttaaaaaatatgctaAAAATAGCAATAATATGCGTACTATTCTTTATGTGGAGTCAATCAAAATGGCTCGAgtgtttttctttcctttcccatCTGGTAATTTCTCTTATCCGTAATATATGAGAATCAAAATCTATTAATAATGGTGTGACATCATTTGTGAAAAGAGTCTCATTCATATTTGTTAGGAATAAAAGTGGGTTGTTAATTATGCAaagtaaaattgaaattcaCTCTAGTTTAAAATGCTATTTGAGATTCTCAAATGATGTAACATGAAATGTGTTTAAGTTAGACTTTATTTAagaacaacataaaaaatataagtttattaTACATTATGATTGGATAtgacttgatttatttttaaataagaaccAAAGATTAAAATACATCCCATAACAAAagcagatttttttattaatggtttacattaattttcattttttttattggtttgtcACAAATTGGTTTTGAAGTACTAGTAAAGGATAGAAGTTACACAAAATGTGAACAAAgtattttccaactcatcaacaACAAGCGTTTGTAGTCCAACGGTTAGGATAATTGCCTTCCAAGCAATAGACCCGGGTTCGACTCCCGGCAAACGCATGTGGTTTTTGGCTTTCATAACTAATATTCAATTTCAATAcacctttttcttcattttttcgaCCATATATTGTTAATAGAAGACTTTTATAACTTACTTATATTCTAACCAATCCTTTCTCACCCTTTTAGGCCACAATAATTACATTCattgttttggttttgggggcaggaaatcaaaattttattttactcattCACATAATTGTTTTTCTAATGAAGCAACCTTAATATTTTGCCTTGGTCTAGTTTATTGGTTGTGTTGTCTCCGAGGATTGAAATCCAATCCGTGCCTCCTTTTTATCTGATAACACAAAAATGGCAAATGCTTTGAGAGTTGGTAGTGTTATCTCACTCTGCTCCCTTCGGAACACGAGACCCCATCTTCCCCTTCTCTCCAACGCCACGCGCTTCCGTTCCAAGTTCCCATTTTTCACCCTCTCATCGTCGCCAAATCCATCTGGGTATCCACCATTTCGCacactctcttcttcttctgcttccACAGATGAGGCAGTGACCACCGAAGCCATCACTAGCAATAATGCAAGTGGTGAAGCTGAGAACAGTATTAAGGATGCGGCGGGGTTGCTTGACATGAGGGTTGGGTGCATTCTGAGAGCATGGAAACATGATGAAGCTGATTCTCTCTATGTGGAAGAGGTTGATATTGGTGAACCTGAACCCAGAATCATATGCAGTGGCCTTGTCAAATACATCCCTCTAGAACACCTTcaggtttttctctttttttcataaCTAGGTATTGACTTCTGCTTGATAGTGGGTTAATTTATTGcaagtttttcaatttggatTTCCAGCTGtcatatttttgttcttaataCCAAGTTTAAATAAAGAACaatttaggaaaaaaagaagcattttttAAACGAAATTACTAAATTTACTCtgttttacactttttttttttgtatttcagTTCAGAAGGAATACTAATTGTATGTCGAATTAGAGGGAAAACAGTACAAAGTATCGCCAACTaaattttcatgaattttaaaatttaaggatGTGCAGACAGATTCTATACG
It contains:
- the LOC100810696 gene encoding aminoacyl tRNA synthase complex-interacting multifunctional protein 1; translated protein: MANALRVGSVISLCSLRNTRPHLPLLSNATRFRSKFPFFTLSSSPNPSGYPPFRTLSSSSASTDEAVTTEAITSNNASGEAENSIKDAAGLLDMRVGCILRAWKHDEADSLYVEEVDIGEPEPRIICSGLVKYIPLEHLQGKKVIVLSNLKPRNMRGVKSCGMLMAASDAKHENVELLFPPEEAIPGERIWFGTEDEKDNQPDAATPNQLQKKKIWELVQPHLKTDASCIAMLGEHVMRSSVGSVACQSLQNANIS